One Ogataea parapolymorpha DL-1 chromosome VI, whole genome shotgun sequence DNA window includes the following coding sequences:
- a CDS encoding Transcriptional repressor TUP1: MSYQRAVPSSSNHTMPERDRLDELLDAVKKEFDNLTRETTIYKDHHHDYELKINQQHQELTNIRNTVYELEQAHRTMKEAYEKEILRLKQDLENRDRLFQQQSLQQAQAQAQAQAQVKAQVQSQQHPLLDRPQGAFPQTPQQLPPPNLSGSPSDYRGAGFNGALPQINAQASGAKPEISQSSQLPPPPPVSTQEQQAASQTQPSPEQPPTAVQTSVVKSEADAGYVMRSQHNKPIPAFLKDFDSYSTLPYKKQHSEYYIVYNPKVPKKVDTSLVHSFDHTSVVCCVRFSKDGKFLATGCNKLTQVFSVETGDLVARLSDESSASSNGSYDTDTGDLYIRSVCFSPDGKFLATGAEDKIIRIWDLATRTIVKYLKGHEQDIYSLDFFPDGSKLVSGSGDRTVRIWDVFTGQCSLTLSIEDGVTTVAASPDGKLIAAGSLDRTVRVWDANQGFLVERLDSANESGNGHMDSVYSVAFTHDGKDIASGSLDRTVKLWSLKDLQKQQGSSKSNCEVTYVGHKDFVLSVCCTPDDEFILSGSKDRGVIMWEKATGEPYIMLQGHRNSVISVNVSPVMTQKRGVNGGYFATGSGDCKARIWRWEKVSS, from the coding sequence ATGTCGTACCAGAGAGCCGTCccaagcagcagcaaccaTACAATGCCGGAACGTGACCGTCTGGATGAGCTTTTGGATGCTGTCAAGAAAGAGTTCGACAATCTCACCAGAGAAACAACAATCTACAAAGACCACCATCACGACTATGAGTTGAAAATTAACCAGCAACACCAGGAGCTAACCAATATCAGAAATACCGTGTACGAGCTGGAACAAGCCCACAGGACCATGAAGGAAGCTTACGAGAAGGAAATACTGAGACTGAAGCAGGACCTCGAAAACAGAGACAGGCTGTTCCAACAACAATCTCTGCAGCAGGCCCAGGCTCAGGCCCAAGCGCAAGCCCAGGTTAAGGCTCAGGTCCAGTCTCAGCAGCATCCGCTTCTTGACAGGCCACAAGGAGCttttcctcaaactcctcaGCAGCTGCCGCCGCCAAATCTCAGTGGCTCGCCGTCCGATTACCGCGGCGCAGGTTTCAATGGTGCTCTTCCCCAGATCAACGCTCAAGCCTCGGGCGCGAAGCCTGAAATTTCCCAGAGCTCCCAATTACCTCCGCCGCCTCCAGTTTCCACCCAAGAGCAGcaagcagcttctcagACCCAGCCTTCACCAGAGCAGCCTCCTACCGCTGTTCAGACTTCTGTCGTGAAGAGTGAGGCTGACGCTGGATACGTGATGAGGTCCCAGCACAACAAGCCCATTCCAGCATTCTTGAAAGACTTCGACTCGTACAGCACCCTGCCTTACAAGAAACAGCACAGTGAATACTACATAGTGTACAACCCCAAGGTTCCAAAGAAGGTTGACACGTCACTGGTGCACTCATTTGATCACACCTCTGTGGTTTGCTGTGTCCGGTTCTCCAAAGACGGCAAGTTTTTGGCTACTGGTTGCAACAAACTCACGCAGGTTTTCAGCGTTGAAACGGGCGATCTGGTTGCCAGATTGAGTGACGAGTCGTCTGCCAGCTCCAACGGGTCGTATGACACAGACACAGGAGATTTGTATATTAGATCTGTTTGCTTCTCGCCAGATGGAAAGTTCCTCGCTACTGGTGCCGAAGACAAGATCATCAGAATTTGGGACCTTGCTACCAGAACGATTGTGAAGTACTTGAAGGGACACGAACAGGACATATATTCGCTGGACTTCTTCCCTGATGGCTCCAAGCTGGTTTCCGGTTCAGGAGACAGAACAGTGAGAATTTGGGACGTGTTCACTGGCCAGTGCTCGCTCACTCTGAGTATTGAGGATGGTGTCACCACGGTTGCTGCTTCGCCGGACGGAAAATTGATCGCAGCAGGTTCGTTGGATAGAACTGTGAGGGTATGGGATGCCAACCAAGgatttttggtggagaGACTCGACTCGGCCAATGAAAGTGGAAACGGCCACATGGACTCAGTCTACTCGGTTGCATTCACACATGACGGAAAAGATATTGCTTCCGGTTCTTTGGATAGAACTGTCAAGCTGTGGTCTTTGAAAGAccttcagaaacagcaggGATCGTCCAAATCCAACTGCGAAGTCACCTATGTCGGACATAAGGACTTCGTTCTTTCTGTTTGCTGTACCccggacgacgagttcatcCTGTCGGGTTCGAAAGATAGAGGTGTGATAATGTGGGAGAAGGCCACCGGTGAGCCATACATCATGTTACAAGGACACAGAAACTCTGTTATCAGCGTGAATGTGTCGCCTGTTATGACCCAGAAGAGAGGAGTCAATGGGGGCTACTTTGCTACAGGTTCTGGAGATTGCAAAGCCAGAATCTGGAGATGGGAGAAGgtttcttcttga
- a CDS encoding Diphosphomevalonate decarboxylase: protein MAKIYYASRTAPVNIATLKYWGKRDKDLNLPTNSSISVTLSQKDLRTLTTASCSEVFEKDELWLNGQSHSLDTPRTQQCLSDLRKYREELEARDESLPKLSKMHLHIVSENNFPTAAGLASSAAGFAALISAIAKLYELPQTASDLSKIARKGSGSACRSLFGGYVAWEMGELENGEDSKAVEVAPLSHWPDMKACILVVSDDKKDVPSTSGMQLTVKTSPLFQHRIEKVVPQRFEEMKKSIVEKNFPLFAELTMKDSNSFHATCLDSYPPIFYLNDTSKRIIKLINLLNDSVGEIIAAYTYDAGPNAVIYYEQKNESRVLGLLHAVFKSVDGWQKIDVKSLTPPSIELDPTWGSGVSRVILTEVGAGPQDSDEVLINVETGLPK, encoded by the exons ATGGCTAAGATCTACTACGCCTCGAGGACAGCGCCTGTGAACATTGCT ACCCTTAAATACTGGGGGAAAAGAGACAAGGACCTGAACCTCCCAACAAATTCGTCTATCAGTGTTACCTTGTCGCAAAAAGATCTGAGAACGCTCACCACTGCCTCGTGTTCTgaagttttcgaaaaagacgaaTTATGGCTAAATGGCCAATCACACTCTCTGGACACCCCTAGAACCCAGCAGTGTCTATCGGATCTCAGGAAATACAGAGAAGAACTCGAGGCTCGGGACGAATCTCTTCCCAAACTTAGCAAAATGCACCTGCACATTGTTAGCGAGAACAACTTTCCGACTGCCGCAGGTCTAGCATCCTCTGCAGCTGGATTTGCAGCACTGATCTCCGCTATTGCAAAACTCTACGAGCTCCCTCAGACAGCCTCTGACCTCAGTAAGATTGCCAGAAAAGGCTCTGGCTCGGCGTGCAGATCGCTGTTTGGGGGCTATGTAGCCTGGGAAATGGGGGAGTTGGAGAACGGTGAGGACTCCAAGGCTGTGGAGGTTGCTCCGCTGAGCCATTGGCCAGATATGAAGGCGTGTATTCTGGTTGTATCAGACGATAAGAAGGACGTTCCAAGTACAAGCGGTATGCAACTGACCGTCAAGACCTCACCATTGTTCCAACACCGCATTGAAAAGGTTGTTCCGCAGAGATTTGAAGaaatgaaaaaatccaTCGTGGAGAAGAACTTCCCATTGTTTGCGGAGCTGACCATGAAAGACTCCAATTCGTTCCATGCGACATGTCTGGACTCGTACCCTCCAATCTTCTACTTGAACGATACGTCCAAAAGAATCATCAAGCTCATCAATTTGCTGAATGACTCAGTCGGAGAAATAATCGCAGCTTACACGTACGACGCCGGCCCTAATGCCGTCATCTATTATGAGCAAAAAAACGAGTCGAGAGTTCTTGGGCTACTCCATGCTGTGTTCAAGTCTGTTGATGGATGGCAAAAAATTGACGTCAAATCCCTGACTCCTCCATCCATTGAGCTGGATCCCACATGGGGGTCGGGCGTTTCCAGAGTTATTTTGACCGAAGTTGGTGCAGGCCCACAGGATTCAGATGAGGTGCTGATCAATGTGGAAACAGGGTTACCGAAATAA
- a CDS encoding putative oxidoreductase — protein sequence MLSKLVKLNNGSYLPYMGLGTWELRNATEVVKEALNIGYRLIDTAVLYGNEKECAQGVLEWMKEDPEHNRREHVCYITKLWTNQHGYENAKKAIKGCLEQIDGLKYIDLLLIHAPTQGKKMRLETYQAMQEAVDEGVVKSIGVSNYGIDHLKELLSWPGLKYKPVANEIEVSPWCMRQELCNFCSENDIAVIAFAPFSHANRINDPDAVAIAKKKGVTPAQVLVRWSVQKGYVPIPKTKNLDRLATNFDVLSFELSDEEMKTLDHPDVHDPSDWEVTTCP from the coding sequence ATGTTGTCCAAGCTAGTGAAGCTCAACAACGGTTCATATCTCCCATACATGGGATTGGGCACCTGGGAACTCAGGAACGCCACCGAAGTGGTCAAAGAAGCCTTGAACATTGGGTACCGCCTTATCGATACCGCAGTTTTGTACGGTAATGAGAAGGAGTGTGCTCAGGGCGTGCTGGAATGGATGAAGGAGGATCCGGAGCACAATAGAAGAGAGCATGTTTGTTACATCACCAAGCTGTGGACCAATCAGCATGGTTACgaaaatgccaaaaagGCAATTAAGGGGTGTTTGGAGCAGATCGATGGCCTGAAATATATTGACTTGCTCCTAATTCATGCTCCAACACAGGGCAAGAAAATGAGACTTGAAACATATCAGGCCATGCAAGAGGCAGTTGACGAAGGCGTTGTGAAGTCAATTGGCGTGTCCAACTACGGAATTGACCATTTAAAGGAACTGCTATCCTGGCCAGGTCTCAAGTACAAGCCTGTGGCTaacgagatcgaggtgTCGCCATGGTGCATGAGACAAGAGCTCTGCAACTTTTGCAGCGAAAATGACATTGCTGTTATCGCATTTGCTCCATTTTCTCATGCTAATCGCATTAACGATCCTGATGCGGTTGCAAttgccaagaagaaagGCGTCACACCGGCTCAGGTTCTCGTTAGATGGTCGGTTCAAAAGGGCTACGTTCCTATCCCTAAGACGAAGAATTTAGACAGATTGGCCACCAACTTCGACGTCCTTTCTTTTGAACTGTCGGATGAGGAGATGAAAACACTCGATCATCCAGACGTTCACGATCCTTCCGACTGGGAGGTGACCACATGTCCATGA
- a CDS encoding putative vacuolar membrane protein, translating to MNSPPKHTHLRSPVILLKSPVLPGGVIRSPRPKDSHVDLPSEQVVEDVVDIIKTEERKNWLRGLLYLFLTVAAWVFGLQLTNNVLKGDSYQHPLFVAYINGGLFVIFGIKPTLKSLIKAFRASEPKLDDSAFNSYDSCDSSSIILLAPSTHLSLKELIIVAVQAGLIYYANAALGAIALQYTSASNQTILTTTSSVFTLLLSYICGVDTLSLGKIVSVLVSIAGICLITLNSSPSSESTSSNPMLGNCIALCGTFLYSCYLVLLRVKIGKETGPDNEKLIFGLLGLSILILACPLLLIANFLGFEKLSLPDSSTIFWIVFIGGLFNCLSDYFSILATLLTSPLITALSLSTAIPVNMICDSVFYKVKSTSARYYLGIILIFSSFVFANLSNEDEMVQEAIEEAIEEAIQNDEMLSPFLSPYLQQQGRMDDVPKMNINTSQRTGPPTQVVVAGGHNHRYFIREILPS from the coding sequence ATGAATTCTCCGCCGAAACACACGCATTTACGATCACCAGTAATCCTTTTAAAGTCTCCAGTGCTCCCAGGAGGAGTGATCCGGTCCCCAAGACCCAAGGACTCTCATGTCGATCTGCCCAGCGAGcaggttgttgaggatGTCGTGGATATCATCAAAACCGAGGAGCGCAAAAACTGGCTTAGAGGGCTCCTCTATCTGTTCCTGACGGTGGCGGCCTGGGTGTTTGGACTACAGCTGACAAACAATGTTTTGAAGGGAGACTCTTATCAGCATCCCTTATTTGTGGCCTATATAAATGGAGGTCTTTTTGTCATTTTCGGGATCAAGCCCACGCTCAAAAGTCTGATCAAGGCTTTCAGAGCCTCAGAGCCTAAGCTCGACGATTCTGCCTTCAATTCCTACGATTCTTGCGACTCTTCAAGCATAATTCTCCTCGCTCCTTCCACGCACCTTTCACTCAAAGAATTGATAATTGTTGCGGTCCAGGCTGGTCTTATCTATTATGCAAATGCTGCCTTGGGCGCAATTGCTTTACAGTATACCAGTGCATCCAACCAAACGATTCTCACAACCACAAGCTCCGTTTTTACGCTTCTGCTCAGTTATATATGTGGTGTCGACACATTGTCCCTAGGCAAGATAGTTTCTGTCCTGGTCAGCATCGCAGGAATATGTTTGATAACGCTCAACAGCTCGCCGTCTTCCGAATCCACATCCTCCAATCCAATGCTGGGGAATTGCATTGCCCTTTGTGGGACGTTTCTCTATTCTTGCTACCTAGTCCTTTTGAGGGTCAAGATAGGCAAAGAGACAGGCCCTGACAACGAAAAGCTCATATTTGGTCTTTTGGGACTCAGCATTCTCATATTGGCCTGTCCGCTACTTCTGATCGCAAACTTCCTTGGATTCGAAAAACTCTCTCTTCCAGATAGCTCTACGATTTTCTGGATTGTCTTCATTGGAGGGCTATTTAACTGCCTCTCAGACTAtttttcgatcttggcaaCCTTGTTGACCTCTCCGCTGATAACCGCATTGTCACTCTCCACCGCGATTCCCGTCAACATGATTTGCGACTCTGTATTCTACAAAGTGAAAAGCACATCAGCTAGATATTATCTTGGTATTATCCttattttctcctcgttTGTCTTTGCTAATTTGtccaacgaggacgaaatgGTGCAGGAGGCTatcgaggaggccatcGAAGAGGCAATTCAAAACGACGAAATGCTTTCTCCGTTCTTGTCGCCTtatctgcagcagcaaggTCGTATGGACGATGTCCCAAAAATGAACATCAACACTTCGCAAAGAACAGGTCCGCCCACACAGGTGGTGGTTGCTGGAGGACACAACCATAGGTACTTCATCAGAGAAATTCTACCAAGTTAA
- a CDS encoding putative nicotinamide N-methyltransferase: protein MSDNELGLDGGLFEEPETFRPPKPEAHYQKYTRVHKQALAEIDEINLRLVGKSPLWGHLLWNAGIYTANYLEKHAQELVTGKTVVEFGSAAALPSLLCSINGARKVVATDYPDPDLLENIQINVESLVHKELTSRIIVQGFIWGNDTEEIKATLESTADLIIMSDLVFNHSEHHKLLKSAKELITPLRDTSQPRSGGKCLVVWSPHRPKPQMVENDFQFFTDAKELFDFDVEFVEMVHWDHPMFPEDPPETEEIRKRVYCYILHPTW, encoded by the coding sequence ATGTCGGACAACGAGCTGGGCCTGGATGGAGGGTTATTTGAGGAGCCTGAGACCTTCAGGCCCCCAAAGCCCGAGGCACACTATCAGAAATACACTAGGGTGCATAAACAGGCGCTTGCCGAAATAGACGAGATCAACCTCCGACTCGTTGGAAAATCACCGCTTTGGGGTCATTTGTTGTGGAATGCAGGTATATACACGGCAAATTATCTTGAGAAGCATGCACAGGAGCTTGTCACGGGTAAAACTGTTGTGGAGTTTGGATCggcagctgctcttccttctttgTTGTGTTCTATCAACGGTGCTAGAAAAGTGGTAGCTACCGACTATCCAGATCCTGATCTGCTAGAGAATATACAAATCAATGTGGAGAGTCTCGTACACAAGGAGCTAACCAGTAGAATTATCGTTCAAGGATTTATTTGGGGGAACGATACGGAAGAAATCAAAGCTACACTTGAGAGCACAGCTGACTTAATCATTATGAGCGATCTAGTTTTCAACCATTCAGAACATcacaagctgctcaaatcCGCAAAAGAGCTAATCACACCACTACGAGATACCTCTCAGCCCAGAAGTGGCGGGAAGTGTCTTGTTGTTTGGTCTCCACACAGACCCAAGCCGCAGATGGTGGAAAATGACTTCCAGTTTTTCACTGAcgccaaggagctgtttgactTCGATGTCGAGTTCGTGGAGATGGTACACTGGGACCACCCTATGTTTCCTGAGGATCCTCCCGAGACAGAGGAGATCCGTAAGCGAGTGTACTGCTACATATTGCATCCAACATGGTAA